Proteins found in one Litorihabitans aurantiacus genomic segment:
- the hisD gene encoding histidinol dehydrogenase, protein MPVISRIDLRGRTLTTAELRRAIPRAPLDVEAATGAVEPILADVRARGAAALRDLAERFDGVRPTHVRVPAHELAAALERLDPTLRSALELAASRVRAGHNAQLPRATSTELAPGAQVRQRWVPVRRVGLYVPGGLALYPSSVVMNVVAAQVAGVEGLAVASPPQRDNGGLPDPTVLAACALLGVEEVYAVGGAQAVGMFAYGVVGSEDADGGAGAELCAPVDVVTGPGNVYVAAAKRAVRGVVGIDSEAGPTEIGIFADETADPDHVAADLVSQAEHDPHASSVLVTDSLALAAAVEDRLEVRAAATKHTERVRTALGGPQSAIVLVDDVEQGLAVVDAYAAEHLEIQTADAAALAERVRSAGAIFVGAYSPVSLGDYVAGSNHVLPTGGCAHFSSGLGVMSFMKSVQVIEYTREALAAVTEPLVALANVEDLPAHGEAAQARL, encoded by the coding sequence ATGCCCGTCATCTCTCGCATCGACCTGCGCGGCCGCACGCTCACCACCGCCGAGCTGCGCCGGGCGATCCCGCGCGCCCCGCTCGACGTCGAGGCCGCCACCGGCGCCGTCGAGCCGATCCTGGCCGACGTCCGCGCGCGCGGCGCCGCCGCTCTGCGCGACCTCGCCGAGCGGTTCGACGGCGTGCGTCCGACGCACGTCCGGGTGCCGGCGCACGAGCTCGCCGCCGCGCTGGAGCGGCTCGACCCGACGCTGCGCTCGGCCCTCGAGCTCGCCGCGTCCCGGGTCCGCGCCGGTCACAACGCGCAGCTGCCGCGCGCCACGAGCACGGAGCTCGCCCCCGGGGCCCAGGTGCGTCAGCGCTGGGTGCCGGTGCGCCGCGTGGGTCTGTACGTGCCGGGCGGGCTCGCGCTCTACCCCTCCAGCGTCGTCATGAACGTCGTGGCCGCGCAGGTGGCGGGCGTCGAGGGTCTCGCCGTGGCCAGCCCGCCGCAGCGCGACAACGGCGGTCTGCCCGACCCGACCGTCCTCGCGGCCTGCGCGCTGCTGGGGGTCGAGGAGGTCTACGCCGTCGGGGGAGCGCAGGCGGTGGGGATGTTCGCCTACGGCGTGGTCGGCTCCGAGGACGCCGACGGCGGTGCGGGCGCGGAGCTGTGCGCCCCGGTCGACGTCGTCACCGGACCCGGGAACGTCTACGTGGCGGCGGCCAAACGAGCGGTACGCGGCGTCGTGGGCATCGACTCCGAGGCGGGGCCCACCGAGATCGGCATCTTCGCGGACGAGACCGCCGACCCCGACCACGTCGCGGCCGATCTCGTCTCGCAGGCCGAGCACGACCCGCACGCCTCGAGCGTGCTGGTGACGGACTCGCTCGCGCTCGCGGCCGCCGTCGAGGACCGCCTCGAGGTGCGTGCGGCGGCGACGAAGCACACCGAGCGGGTGCGCACCGCGCTGGGCGGACCGCAGTCCGCGATCGTCCTGGTCGACGACGTCGAGCAGGGGCTCGCCGTCGTGGACGCCTACGCGGCCGAGCACCTGGAGATCCAGACCGCCGACGCCGCCGCGCTCGCCGAGCGGGTGCGGTCGGCCGGGGCGATCTTCGTCGGCGCGTACTCGCCGGTCTCGCTGGGCGACTACGTCGCGGGCAGCAACCACGTCCTGCCGACGGGCGGCTGCGCGCACTTCTCCTCCGGGCTCGGGGTGATGAGCTTCATGAAGTCGGTGCAGGTGATCGAGTACACGCGCGAGGCGCTCGCGGCCGTGACCGAACCGCTGGTGGCGCTCGCGAATGTTGAGGACCTGCCCGCCCACGGCGAGGCGGCCCAGGCCCGGCTCTGA
- the hisB gene encoding imidazoleglycerol-phosphate dehydratase HisB, whose amino-acid sequence MSATNEQTPTTAGRAPRRARIERTTRESSVVVELDLDGTGVVDVDTTVGFWDHMLTALGTHARFDLTVRATGDTHIDVHHTVEDTAIVLGEALREALGDKVGIARFADATVPLDEALALAVVDVSGRPYCVHEGEPEGQAYHLIGGHFTGSLTRHVLESLALHAGICLHVRVLAGRDPHHIVEAQFKALARALRAAVAFDDRVVGVPSTKGAL is encoded by the coding sequence ATGAGCGCGACCAACGAGCAGACCCCGACGACGGCGGGGCGCGCCCCGCGCCGCGCGCGGATCGAGCGGACCACGCGCGAGTCGAGCGTCGTGGTCGAGCTCGATCTGGACGGCACCGGTGTCGTCGACGTCGACACCACGGTCGGGTTCTGGGACCACATGCTCACCGCGCTGGGCACGCACGCGAGGTTCGACCTCACGGTGCGGGCGACGGGCGACACCCACATCGACGTGCACCACACGGTCGAGGACACGGCCATCGTGCTCGGTGAGGCGCTGCGCGAGGCGCTCGGCGACAAGGTCGGCATCGCCCGCTTCGCCGACGCCACGGTGCCGCTGGACGAGGCGCTGGCGCTCGCCGTCGTCGACGTCTCCGGGCGCCCCTACTGCGTGCACGAGGGCGAGCCGGAGGGGCAGGCCTACCACCTCATCGGCGGCCACTTCACGGGCTCGCTGACGCGGCACGTGCTGGAGTCGCTCGCGCTGCACGCCGGGATCTGCCTGCACGTGCGCGTGCTCGCCGGGCGCGACCCCCACCACATCGTCGAGGCGCAGTTCAAGGCGCTCGCCCGGGCGCTGCGCGCGGCCGTCGCGTTCGACGACCGCGTCGTCGGCGTGCCCTCGACCAAGGGCGCGCTGTGA
- a CDS encoding cryptochrome/photolyase family protein: MTRRELPDPADGHPDAGEERARERWEEFHTGALADYASERDRPDHEGTSALSASLKWGELHPRTLLADLARKRNEGAATFRGELAWREFYADVLFHDPESARESLRDVVPDDAWIAGAEESDALEAWTAGRTGYPFVDAGMRQLAETGWMHNRVRMVVASFLVKDLRVRWQAGARHFMRTLIDGDLASNQHNWQWVAGTGTDAAPFFRIFNPVTQGLKFDPHGDYVRRWVPELGEIPGKAVHEPWKLDEQPAGYPERMVDHKRAREVTLEAYGRR; encoded by the coding sequence ATGACGCGGCGCGAGCTGCCCGACCCCGCCGACGGCCACCCCGACGCCGGCGAGGAGCGCGCACGGGAGCGCTGGGAGGAGTTCCACACCGGTGCCCTGGCCGACTACGCGAGCGAGCGCGACCGCCCCGACCACGAGGGCACGTCCGCGCTGTCGGCCTCGCTCAAGTGGGGCGAGCTGCACCCGCGCACGCTCCTGGCGGACCTGGCGCGCAAGCGGAACGAGGGCGCCGCTACGTTCCGCGGCGAGCTCGCGTGGCGGGAGTTCTACGCCGACGTGCTGTTCCACGACCCCGAAAGCGCGCGCGAGTCGCTGCGCGACGTCGTGCCGGACGACGCGTGGATCGCCGGCGCCGAGGAGTCCGACGCGCTCGAGGCGTGGACGGCGGGACGGACGGGCTACCCGTTCGTCGACGCCGGTATGCGGCAGCTCGCCGAGACCGGGTGGATGCACAACCGGGTGCGGATGGTGGTCGCCTCGTTCCTCGTCAAGGACCTGCGCGTGCGGTGGCAGGCGGGTGCGCGGCACTTCATGCGCACGCTGATCGACGGCGACCTCGCCTCCAACCAGCACAACTGGCAGTGGGTGGCGGGTACCGGAACGGACGCGGCGCCCTTCTTCCGGATCTTCAACCCTGTCACGCAGGGGCTGAAGTTCGACCCGCACGGCGACTACGTGCGCCGGTGGGTGCCGGAGCTCGGCGAGATCCCCGGGAAGGCGGTGCACGAGCCGTGGAAGTTGGACGAGCAGCCCGCGGGCTACCCCGAGCGGATGGTGGACCACAAGCGCGCCCGCGAGGTCACGCTCGAGGCCTACGGGCGGCGCTGA
- a CDS encoding RluA family pseudouridine synthase — protein MSDLTLPVPDGLAGERVDVALARLMGLSRSRAAALADDGGVRLDGRVLAKSDRLTAGGWLEVERPEPEREAEGVVATVVDGMRLAYEDDDVVVVDKPIGVAAHPSPGWTGPTVIGGLAAAGVRVATSGASERQGVVHRLDVGTSGLMVVAKSEHAYTVLKRAFKERTVEKVYHALVQGHPDPSSGTIDAPLARHPKHDWKFAVVADGRPSVTHYETLEAMPRASLLEIHLETGRTHQIRVHTSALRHPCVGDLTYGADPVLAARVGLGRQWLHAMRLGFAHPATGEPLVVTSTYPDDLAHALEVLRG, from the coding sequence GTGAGCGACCTGACCCTCCCGGTCCCGGACGGTCTCGCGGGGGAGCGGGTCGACGTCGCGCTCGCGCGGCTGATGGGCCTGTCCCGCTCGCGCGCCGCAGCGCTGGCGGACGACGGCGGGGTGCGCCTCGACGGCCGCGTCCTGGCGAAGTCGGACCGCCTGACCGCGGGCGGCTGGCTCGAGGTGGAGCGGCCCGAGCCCGAGCGCGAGGCGGAGGGCGTCGTGGCGACGGTCGTGGACGGGATGCGCCTGGCGTATGAGGACGACGACGTCGTCGTGGTCGACAAGCCGATCGGCGTCGCCGCGCACCCGTCACCCGGCTGGACCGGGCCGACCGTGATCGGCGGCCTCGCGGCGGCGGGCGTGCGGGTGGCGACGTCGGGCGCGAGCGAGCGGCAGGGCGTCGTGCACCGGCTCGACGTCGGCACGTCCGGCCTCATGGTGGTCGCCAAGAGCGAGCACGCGTACACGGTGCTCAAGCGCGCGTTCAAGGAGCGCACGGTCGAGAAGGTCTACCACGCGCTGGTCCAGGGGCACCCCGATCCCTCCTCCGGCACGATCGACGCGCCGCTGGCACGCCACCCGAAGCACGACTGGAAGTTCGCCGTCGTGGCCGACGGCCGGCCCAGCGTCACGCACTACGAGACGCTCGAGGCGATGCCGCGCGCGAGTCTGCTGGAGATCCACCTCGAGACGGGCCGCACGCACCAGATCCGGGTGCACACCTCGGCGCTGCGACACCCGTGCGTCGGTGACCTCACCTACGGTGCGGACCCGGTCCTGGCGGCGCGCGTCGGGCTCGGGCGGCAGTGGCTGCACGCGATGCGGCTGGGGTTCGCCCACCCCGCGACGGGTGAGCCGCTCGTGGTCACCTCCACCTACCCCGACGACCTGGCGCACGCGCTGGAGGTGCTGCGGGGCTGA
- the dnaE gene encoding DNA polymerase III subunit alpha, whose protein sequence is MPAAQEDFVHLHVHTDYSMLDGAARVPDLIAEVKAQGQSAVAITDHGYLFGAYDFWGKARRAGVKPIIGLEAYVTPGTARQDRTRVRWGEPHQKGDDVSGGGAYTHMTLWSQTTAGMHNLFRLGSLASLEGYYFKPRMDRDLLTRYSDGLIATSGCPSGEVQTRIKLGQWDEAVRAAGEMQDIFGKDNYFIELMDHELEIERRVFRDLVELGKQIGAPLVATNDLHYVRQEDHTAHETLLAVQSNSLLSDPTYDQGGNRFAFTGDSYYVRSAAQMRSIFAELPEACDNTLLIAERCEVEFTEQVGKYMPHFPVPEGEDEISLFVKEVERGLVHRFGEVVPAEVDKQARYEIEIITSKGYAGYYLVVADFINWAKRNSIRVGPGRGSGAGSMAAYAMGITELDPLANGLIFERFLNPERMSLPDFDIDFDERRRGEVIRYVTEKYGDDKVASIVTYGTIKAKQALKDAGRVLDYPFAMGDKLTKAMPADVMGKGMSLSGVFDPSDKRYAEAAEFRTLYEVDPDARKITDHAKGIEGLKRQWGVHAAGIIISSEPLLDVIPIMRREQDGAIITQIDFPAGEELGLVKMDFLGLRNLTILDDALENITVNGKDDVVIEDVPLTDAETYALLGRGDTLGVFQLDGGGMRSLLRTMRPDNFEDISAVGALYRPGPMGANSHTNYALRKNGLQEIEPIHPELADALEDILGKTFGLIVYQEQVMEIAQHLAGYTLGEADLLRRAMGKKKKEILDKEYVPFSGGMRKNGFSEKAIKALWDVLVPFSDYAFNKAHSAAYGLVSYWTAFLKANYTTEYMAALLTSTRDDKDKSAIYLNECRRLKITVLPPDVNASAGTFTPVGGDIRFGMAAVRNVGQNVVDAIVAAREEKGAFTSFTDFLDKVPAVVCNKRTIESLIKSGGFDSLGHTRRSLLLIHEQAVDAVIDVKRKEAVGQFDLFAELGASDDGAGTFSVQVPDLPEWDKKQKLTFERQMLGLYVSDHPLAGVEHVLSAASDVSIATLLTDEARPDGSVITIAGLITNVAVKISKKSGNPWAAVTIEDLEGSVEVLFFGETYLAYSTVLAEDAVVVLKGRMRRRDDALSVQAMELSLPDVVSTADGAPVAITIPESRCTQPLLERLVEVLQSHPGSNELHVHVRTRTGRTVVRAGDALRIDRTSSLYGDLKALLGPSCLV, encoded by the coding sequence ATGCCGGCGGCCCAGGAAGACTTCGTCCACCTGCACGTGCACACGGACTACTCGATGCTCGACGGCGCCGCGCGCGTGCCCGACCTCATCGCGGAGGTGAAGGCGCAGGGGCAGAGCGCCGTGGCGATCACCGACCACGGCTACCTCTTCGGCGCGTACGACTTCTGGGGGAAGGCGCGCAGGGCGGGCGTCAAGCCGATCATCGGGCTCGAGGCGTACGTGACGCCGGGCACGGCGCGCCAGGACCGCACCCGGGTGCGGTGGGGCGAACCGCACCAGAAGGGCGACGACGTCTCGGGCGGCGGTGCGTACACGCACATGACGCTGTGGTCGCAGACGACCGCGGGGATGCACAACCTCTTCCGCCTGGGGTCGCTCGCCAGCCTGGAGGGGTACTACTTCAAGCCCCGCATGGACCGCGACCTGCTGACGCGGTACAGCGACGGTCTGATCGCGACCTCGGGCTGCCCCTCGGGCGAGGTGCAGACGCGCATCAAGCTCGGGCAGTGGGACGAGGCCGTGCGCGCCGCCGGGGAGATGCAGGACATCTTCGGGAAGGACAACTATTTCATCGAGCTGATGGACCACGAGCTCGAGATCGAGCGCCGCGTGTTCCGCGACCTCGTCGAGCTCGGCAAGCAGATCGGTGCGCCGCTCGTGGCGACCAACGACCTGCACTACGTGCGCCAGGAGGACCACACCGCGCACGAGACGCTGCTGGCGGTGCAGTCCAACTCGCTGCTCTCGGACCCCACCTACGACCAGGGCGGCAACCGGTTCGCGTTCACGGGCGACTCCTACTACGTGCGCTCGGCGGCGCAGATGCGCAGCATCTTCGCGGAGCTGCCCGAGGCGTGCGACAACACGCTGCTCATCGCGGAGCGGTGCGAGGTGGAGTTCACCGAGCAGGTCGGCAAGTACATGCCGCACTTCCCGGTGCCCGAGGGCGAGGACGAGATCTCGCTGTTCGTGAAGGAGGTCGAGCGCGGCCTCGTGCACCGGTTCGGCGAGGTCGTGCCGGCCGAGGTCGACAAGCAGGCCCGGTACGAGATCGAGATCATCACCTCCAAGGGGTACGCGGGCTACTACCTGGTGGTGGCCGACTTCATCAACTGGGCCAAGCGCAACTCGATCCGCGTGGGTCCGGGTCGCGGTTCCGGTGCCGGGTCCATGGCGGCGTACGCGATGGGGATCACCGAGCTCGACCCGCTCGCGAACGGCCTCATCTTCGAGCGCTTCCTCAACCCCGAGCGCATGAGCCTGCCCGACTTCGACATCGACTTCGACGAGCGCCGGCGCGGTGAGGTCATCCGGTACGTGACGGAGAAGTACGGCGACGACAAGGTCGCCTCGATCGTCACCTACGGAACGATCAAGGCCAAGCAGGCGCTCAAGGACGCCGGCCGGGTGCTCGACTACCCGTTCGCGATGGGTGACAAGCTCACCAAGGCGATGCCCGCCGACGTCATGGGCAAGGGCATGTCCCTGTCCGGCGTCTTCGACCCGAGCGACAAGCGCTACGCCGAGGCGGCCGAGTTCCGCACGCTCTACGAGGTCGACCCGGACGCGCGCAAGATCACCGACCACGCCAAGGGGATCGAGGGCCTCAAGCGGCAGTGGGGCGTGCACGCGGCGGGCATCATCATCTCCTCCGAGCCGCTGCTCGACGTGATCCCGATCATGCGCCGCGAGCAGGACGGCGCGATCATCACGCAGATCGACTTCCCGGCCGGGGAGGAGCTCGGCCTGGTCAAGATGGACTTCCTGGGCCTGCGCAACCTCACGATCCTCGACGACGCGCTCGAGAACATCACGGTCAACGGCAAGGACGACGTCGTGATCGAGGACGTCCCGCTGACCGATGCGGAGACCTACGCGCTCCTGGGGCGCGGCGACACCCTGGGCGTCTTCCAGCTCGACGGCGGCGGGATGCGATCGCTGCTGCGCACCATGCGGCCGGACAACTTCGAGGACATCTCGGCCGTCGGTGCGCTCTACCGCCCCGGCCCGATGGGCGCCAACTCGCACACGAACTACGCGCTGCGCAAGAACGGCCTGCAGGAGATCGAGCCGATCCACCCCGAGCTCGCCGACGCGCTCGAGGACATCCTCGGCAAGACGTTCGGGCTGATCGTCTACCAGGAGCAGGTGATGGAGATCGCCCAGCACCTGGCCGGCTACACGCTCGGCGAGGCCGATCTCCTCCGGCGTGCGATGGGCAAGAAGAAGAAGGAGATCCTCGACAAGGAGTACGTGCCGTTCTCGGGCGGCATGCGCAAGAACGGCTTCTCCGAGAAGGCCATCAAGGCGCTGTGGGACGTGCTGGTCCCGTTCTCCGACTACGCGTTCAACAAGGCGCACTCGGCCGCCTACGGACTCGTCTCCTACTGGACCGCGTTCCTCAAGGCGAACTACACCACCGAGTACATGGCCGCGCTCCTGACGTCCACGCGGGACGACAAGGACAAGTCGGCGATCTACCTCAACGAGTGCCGCCGGCTGAAGATCACGGTGCTCCCGCCGGACGTGAACGCCTCGGCGGGGACGTTCACCCCGGTCGGGGGCGACATCCGGTTCGGGATGGCGGCCGTGCGCAACGTCGGCCAGAACGTCGTGGACGCGATCGTCGCGGCGCGCGAGGAGAAGGGCGCGTTCACCTCCTTCACGGACTTCCTCGACAAGGTGCCGGCGGTCGTGTGCAACAAGCGCACGATCGAGTCGCTGATCAAGTCGGGCGGCTTCGACTCGCTCGGCCACACGCGCCGCTCGCTGCTGCTGATCCACGAGCAGGCCGTGGACGCCGTCATCGACGTCAAGCGCAAGGAGGCCGTGGGTCAGTTCGACCTGTTCGCCGAGCTCGGGGCGAGCGACGACGGCGCGGGCACCTTCTCCGTCCAGGTCCCGGACCTGCCGGAGTGGGACAAGAAGCAGAAGCTCACCTTCGAGCGCCAGATGCTCGGCCTGTACGTCTCCGACCACCCGCTCGCCGGCGTCGAGCACGTGCTGAGCGCCGCCAGCGACGTCTCGATCGCGACGCTCCTGACCGACGAGGCGCGGCCGGACGGCAGCGTCATCACGATCGCCGGTCTCATCACGAACGTCGCGGTGAAGATCTCCAAGAAGAGCGGCAACCCCTGGGCCGCAGTGACGATCGAGGACCTCGAGGGCAGCGTCGAGGTGCTGTTCTTCGGCGAGACCTACCTGGCCTACTCCACGGTGCTGGCCGAGGACGCCGTCGTCGTGCTCAAGGGCCGGATGCGCCGGCGCGACGACGCTCTCTCGGTGCAGGCGATGGAGCTCTCGCTGCCCGACGTCGTCTCCACCGCCGACGGTGCACCGGTCGCCATCACGATCCCCGAGTCGCGGTGCACGCAGCCGCTGCTGGAGCGGTTGGTGGAGGTGCTCCAGAGCCACCCGGGCAGCAACGAGCTGCACGTGCACGTGCGCACCCGCACGGGGCGCACGGTGGTGCGCGCGGGTGACGCGTTGCGGATCGACCGGACGTCGTCGCTGTACGGGGATCTCAAGGCGTTGCTCGGGCCGAGCTGCCTCGTCTGA
- a CDS encoding histidinol-phosphate transaminase, with amino-acid sequence MTATSDAPDASAAEPRDAREAPEPRAPRLPIRPELAHEEPYGAPQLDVPVLLNVNENPYPPSEAVVASIAAAVARAAHGLNRYPDREFRALRTALAAYLERESGVTGLDADHLWAANGSNEVMLHLLQAFGGPGRTALSFAPTYSMYPEYARDTHTAWVAGRREDDFTLDPDVAIALIREVRPAVVLLPSPNNPTGTALPLPVVERILDVARTSGPDGAATVVVLDEAYAEFRRAGVPSALSILADHPHLAVTRTMSKAFGMAGARVGYLAAAPALVDALRIVRLPYHLSAVTQAVALAALGHTDELMAQVASLRQERDALAVWLQERGLDAVASDANFILFGRFSDRHAVWRRLLDAGILVREVGPDGWLRVTVGTPEETAAFRAALTQAIEQESVEGRA; translated from the coding sequence GTGACCGCCACGTCCGACGCGCCCGACGCGTCAGCCGCCGAGCCCCGCGACGCCCGTGAGGCCCCCGAGCCCCGAGCGCCCCGGCTCCCGATCCGACCGGAGCTCGCGCACGAGGAGCCGTACGGCGCGCCCCAGCTCGACGTCCCGGTGCTGCTGAACGTCAACGAGAACCCCTACCCGCCCAGCGAGGCGGTGGTCGCCAGCATCGCCGCCGCCGTCGCCCGCGCCGCCCACGGCCTGAACCGCTACCCCGACCGCGAGTTCCGCGCCCTGCGCACGGCGCTCGCGGCCTACCTCGAGCGCGAGTCCGGCGTCACGGGCCTCGACGCCGACCACCTGTGGGCCGCCAACGGCTCCAACGAGGTCATGCTGCACCTGCTGCAGGCCTTCGGCGGCCCGGGTCGCACCGCGCTCTCCTTCGCGCCGACCTACTCGATGTACCCCGAGTACGCGCGCGACACCCACACCGCCTGGGTCGCCGGACGGCGCGAGGACGACTTCACCCTCGACCCGGACGTCGCGATCGCGCTGATCCGCGAGGTGCGCCCCGCCGTCGTGCTCCTGCCGAGCCCGAACAACCCGACCGGCACGGCGCTGCCGCTGCCGGTGGTGGAGCGCATCCTCGACGTCGCACGCACGAGCGGTCCCGACGGGGCCGCGACCGTGGTGGTCCTCGACGAGGCCTACGCGGAGTTCCGGCGGGCGGGCGTGCCGAGCGCCCTCTCGATCCTGGCCGACCACCCCCACCTCGCCGTCACCCGCACGATGTCGAAGGCCTTCGGGATGGCGGGTGCGCGCGTCGGCTACCTGGCCGCGGCCCCCGCGCTCGTGGACGCGCTGCGGATCGTGCGGCTGCCGTACCACCTCTCGGCGGTGACGCAGGCCGTGGCGCTCGCGGCGCTCGGGCACACCGACGAGCTCATGGCTCAGGTCGCGTCGCTCCGGCAGGAGCGGGACGCCCTCGCGGTCTGGCTGCAGGAGCGGGGCCTGGACGCCGTCGCGAGCGACGCGAACTTCATCCTGTTCGGTAGGTTCTCCGACAGGCACGCCGTGTGGCGCCGCCTCCTGGACGCGGGGATCCTCGTGCGCGAGGTGGGCCCGGACGGGTGGCTCCGCGTCACCGTCGGCACCCCGGAGGAGACGGCCGCCTTCCGCGCGGCACTCACGCAGGCGATCGAGCAGGAATCGGTGGAGGGACGGGCATGA
- a CDS encoding RNA-binding S4 domain-containing protein, whose translation MEIEIRDDMIRLGQLLKLAGLVEDGADVKELLADDAVTIDGEPENRRGRQVVPGAVVEIDLPQGPQTLHVVRRTR comes from the coding sequence ATGGAGATCGAGATCCGCGACGACATGATCCGCCTCGGCCAGCTGCTCAAGCTCGCGGGCCTGGTCGAGGACGGCGCCGACGTCAAGGAGCTCCTGGCCGACGACGCCGTCACGATCGACGGCGAGCCCGAGAACCGGCGCGGGCGTCAGGTCGTGCCGGGCGCCGTCGTCGAGATCGACCTCCCCCAGGGTCCGCAGACGCTGCACGTCGTCCGCCGGACGCGCTGA
- a CDS encoding toxin: MPEDPAPAPGPPRRLRIVGVSGAGKTRLARDVAERLRVPHLELDAVFWDAGWAYRDLGEAHAMIDAFVADHPDGWVAEGNWSSRLEGRLDPGTPDGADVLVWLDLPRWLVMVRVVRRTIARGVLRTSLWHGNRERPRDWLRWDPERNIVRWAWVQHPVVRSRMLARMGDTRTTSRGAAPAIVQLGSPRAVRAFVDGLGASRS; encoded by the coding sequence GTGCCCGAGGATCCCGCCCCCGCCCCCGGACCACCCCGCCGCCTCCGGATCGTCGGTGTCTCCGGTGCCGGCAAGACACGGCTGGCCCGCGACGTCGCAGAGCGGCTGCGCGTGCCCCACCTCGAGCTCGACGCGGTGTTCTGGGACGCGGGCTGGGCCTACCGCGATCTCGGCGAGGCGCACGCGATGATCGACGCTTTCGTGGCGGACCACCCGGACGGCTGGGTGGCCGAGGGGAACTGGTCCTCGCGCCTGGAGGGTCGGCTCGACCCCGGCACGCCCGACGGGGCCGACGTGCTCGTGTGGCTGGACCTCCCGCGGTGGCTCGTGATGGTCCGCGTCGTGCGCCGGACGATCGCCCGTGGTGTGCTGCGTACCTCGCTGTGGCACGGGAACCGGGAGCGGCCCCGGGACTGGCTGCGGTGGGACCCCGAACGCAACATCGTGCGCTGGGCCTGGGTGCAGCACCCGGTGGTCCGGTCCCGCATGCTGGCGCGCATGGGTGACACCCGGACCACGAGCCGCGGCGCCGCTCCCGCGATCGTCCAGCTCGGCAGCCCGCGAGCCGTCCGAGCCTTCGTCGACGGGCTCGGCGCGTCCCGCTCGTAG
- a CDS encoding DUF4166 domain-containing protein, whose protein sequence is MADGPGRVLDYLGTHQHLAVDLTPSVLPDGSLQILSRGQRFHEGPVSFRFPLALSGTAVLREGFDDAAGRFTIEVAVSNERFGPLAGYEGSFTCTYPEVVGDAVPTSARTLREERRR, encoded by the coding sequence GTGGCCGACGGGCCCGGCCGCGTCCTCGACTACCTCGGCACGCACCAGCACCTCGCCGTCGACCTCACCCCGAGCGTCCTGCCCGACGGCTCGCTGCAGATCCTCTCGCGGGGTCAGCGCTTCCACGAGGGACCGGTGTCGTTCCGCTTCCCGCTCGCCCTCTCGGGCACGGCGGTGCTGCGCGAGGGGTTCGACGACGCCGCGGGGCGCTTCACGATCGAGGTCGCCGTGAGCAACGAGCGGTTCGGCCCGCTGGCGGGCTACGAGGGCAGCTTCACCTGCACCTACCCGGAGGTCGTCGGCGACGCGGTCCCGACGTCGGCCCGCACCCTGCGTGAGGAGCGCCGCCGCTGA
- a CDS encoding PspC domain-containing protein: MNSFYDMIRNTGFRRGPGRLLGGVCAGMARQWGWDVNVVRLVVVILMILPVLSWVVYAIAWILLPWQDGSIPLQKAFSNGNGGGGATGGSPRPYDL; the protein is encoded by the coding sequence ATGAACTCCTTCTACGACATGATCCGCAACACCGGTTTCCGCCGTGGCCCCGGGCGCCTCCTCGGTGGGGTGTGCGCCGGGATGGCCCGCCAGTGGGGCTGGGACGTCAACGTCGTCCGCCTCGTCGTGGTGATCCTCATGATCCTGCCGGTGCTCAGCTGGGTCGTCTACGCGATCGCGTGGATCCTGCTGCCGTGGCAGGACGGCTCGATCCCGCTCCAGAAGGCCTTCAGCAACGGGAACGGCGGAGGTGGCGCCACGGGCGGGAGCCCGCGGCCCTACGACCTCTGA
- a CDS encoding deoxyribodipyrimidine photo-lyase codes for MTDLAPRLWWIRRDLRLHDNPALLAASGGEDGHTGSHPVLAVFVLDDTLWDPAGTPRRDYLMTSLARLDAATSGHVLLVHGTPEHAIPALARSVGADEVHVAADYGPYGARRDEAVAQALGDDAALVRTGSPYAVAPGRVTKDDGEPYKVYTPFSRSWEKHGWRAPAPAPSASAGSTRPRWTSVA; via the coding sequence ATGACCGATCTCGCACCCCGCCTGTGGTGGATCCGCCGCGACCTGCGCCTGCACGACAACCCCGCGCTGCTGGCGGCCAGCGGGGGTGAGGACGGCCACACCGGGTCCCACCCGGTGCTGGCGGTCTTCGTGCTCGACGACACGCTCTGGGACCCGGCCGGCACCCCGCGCCGCGACTACCTCATGACGTCGCTGGCACGCCTGGACGCCGCGACGTCGGGCCACGTGCTCCTGGTGCACGGCACGCCCGAGCACGCGATCCCCGCGCTCGCCCGGTCCGTCGGGGCCGACGAGGTCCACGTCGCGGCCGACTACGGGCCCTACGGTGCGCGCCGCGACGAGGCGGTGGCCCAGGCCCTGGGCGACGACGCCGCGCTGGTGCGCACGGGATCGCCTTACGCCGTCGCGCCCGGCCGCGTGACCAAGGACGACGGCGAGCCCTACAAGGTCTACACACCCTTCTCGCGCTCCTGGGAGAAGCACGGCTGGCGCGCACCCGCCCCCGCGCCGAGCGCGTCCGCTGGGTCGACCCGGCCGAGGTGGACCTCGGTCGCATGA